CTTTCCAACAACGCCGCTCAGGCCCTGGCCAAAGCCCAACAGTTTATTACTGAATCAGGCGATGAATTCGTTTCCATCGAACACCTCTTGCTGGGTTTGTTGTCCGTAAAAGACCAGGTTTCCCAACTATTGAAAGATGCCGGTGTTTCCGAATCCAACCTCAAAGCAGCCATCAAAGAATTGCGCAAAGGTTCCAAAGTCACTTCCCAAAGCGCCGAAGAAACCTATAATTCCCTGGCCAAATACGCCCAACACCTCAACAAACTGGCCCAAACCGGTAAACTCGACCCGGTCATTGGCCGCGACGAAGAAATCCGTAGGGTGCTACAAATCCTTTCACGCCGTACCAAAAACAACCCCATCCTCATTGGTGAGCCCGGTGTAGGTAAAACAGCCATAGCTGAAGGACTTGCCCACCGCATCGTTAACGGCGACGTGCCCGAAAACCTCAAAACCAAGCAAATCTATTCCCTCGATATGGGAGCCCTGGTAGCCGGTGCCAAATACAAAGGCGAATTTGAAGAAAGGCTGAAAAGTGTGGTGAAGGAAGTCATTGGTTCCAATGGGGAAATTATCCTCTTCATCGACGAAATCCACACCCTGGTTGGCGCAGGTGGCGGAGGAGAAGGTGCTATGGATGCTGCCAACATCCTCAAACCTGCCCTGGCAAGAGGCGAACTCCGCGCCATAGGAGCCACCACCCTCAACGAATACCAAAAATACTTCGAAAAAGACAAAGCCCTCGAACGCCGTTTCCAAAAGGTGATGATCGAAGAGCCCGATACCCAGGATGCCATTTCTATCCTGCGCGGACTCAAGGAAAAATACGAAGTGCACCACAAAGTGCGCATCAAAGACGAAGCCATCATCGCAGCCGTGGAATTGTCGCAACGCTACATCAACGACCGTTTCCTGCCCGATAAAGCCATCGACCTAATGGACGAAGCCGCTTCCAAACTCCGCATGGAAATCAATTCCGCTCCCGAAGAGTTGGATGAACTGGAGCGCCGCATCCGCCAGTTGGAAATCGAGCGTGAAGCCATCAAACGCGAAAACGACGAGAAAAAGCTAGCCAGTCTGGCCGAAGAAATTGCCAACCTCAGCGAAGACCGCAACCGCCTCAAAGCCAAATGGCAAGGCGAAAAAGATATCGTGGAGCAAATCCAGAAGGCCAAAACAGATATTGAAACCTATAAGTTCGAAGCCGACCAGGCCGAGCGTCAGGGCGATTACGGAAAAGTAGCCGAAATCCGTTATGGCAAAATCAAGGAAGCCGAAAATACCGTCAACACCCTCATGGCCCAGCTTGCCGAAACCCAGGGCGGAAAACCCATGATCAAGGAAGAAGTAGATTCCGAAGACATAGCCGGGGTGGTAAGCCGTTGGACAGGCATTCCCATTAACAAAATGTTGCAAAGCGAGCGCGAGAAACTCCTGCATATCGAAGAAGAATTGCACCGCCGGGTAGTAGGACAAAACGAAGCCATTGAAGCCATTGCCGATGCCGTTCGCCGCAGCCGTGCCGGGTTACAGGATGCCAAGCGTCCCATAGGTTCATTCATCTTCCTGGGAACCACCGGGGTAGGTAAAACCGAGGTAGCCAAAGCCCTGGCCGACTACCTGTTCAACAACGAAAACGCCATGACCCGCATCGATATGAGTGAGTACCAGGAACGCCACAGCGTAAGCCGCCTGGTGGGTGCGCCTCCCGGATACGTGGGTTACGATGAAGGCGGACAACTGACCGAAGCCGTTCGACGCAAACCTTACAGCCTCGTGTTGTTAGACGAAATCGAAAAGGCCCATCCCGATGTGTTCAATATTTTGCTCCAGGTGCTCGACGATGGCCGCCTCACCGACAACAAAGGCCGGGTGGTGAATTTCAAAAACACCATCATCGTGATGACCAGCAATTTAGGTTCCCACCTCATCCAGGACAATTTCGAAGGACTGGAAGAGTGGAATAGGGAAGAGGCCATTGGCAAAACCAGGAACGAAATTTTCGAACTCTTGAAAAAGACCATACGTCCCGAGTTTTTGAACCGCATCGACGACATCATCATGTTCCTGCCCTTAACCCGCGAGGATGTGCACAACATCGTAGTGATGCAGCTCGACCAGTTGAAGGAGCGCTTAAAAAATGCCGATGTAAGCCTAAGTTACACCCCCGAGGCCGTAGATTGGATAGCCCAGTTGGGTTACGACCCACAGTTTGGTGCCCGTCCCGTGAAGCGCGTCATACAAAAGCAGGTATTAAACGAATTATCCAAGTACCTATTGGCCGGCAAGGTCGACAAGGAAAAAGAAATCGTGCTGGACATGTTCGACAAGCAATTGGTCTTCAGGCACCAGCCGGTAGCCGAGGCATAATCAAATCAAGCCAACGAATAAAAGATAAACGGAATCCAGTCTCTTTGAATGAAAAGGAGGCTGGATTTTTATTTGGGCGTGCCCTTCCCGCCAAAAAGCTTTTCGCCCTTGAATAAGCATTTTCCTGTGGCGGTCAGGTCGGGCTATCCACTGCAAGTCCGCGGTCCGGCTGGCTATCGCTGCGCCGTTCCTTGCGGGCTTTCCGTTTCTATCCCTCACGCGGGGGGAAGCGCTGGGGTTTATCCCAACATGTGGTAAGCGTCTCTTCTGCTAAATACTGTCTTTTTAATTAATTCTGCCATGCTTTGGTTATACCCAATTAGTGTATAAATAATGCACCAATACAAATAACTATCTATTTGATAAGTCATATTTTTTCATGCAAATACCTTGAAATTTTCAATTGTAACTATCCTTTCTTTATTACATTCGCCAAGGCAGATGAATGGGGGGATTGGGGTGAGGAAGGGGATGAAGGCGGATGTTATGGGCAATGCTATTGGACATCTTGACTAATGTAAAAGCTTGTGAGGAAACAAAAGATTACCAGATGAAAAAACTTTATAATTTACTAACTTTGTGACATATTTAAATGGCAAAAGCAGACTACATAGTATCGTTAATCAAATCGCATTACAACAATGAACCCGAAAGGTTCACGACCGTTGCATTGCAGATTGCTGCCCACGAAGCCAAACTGGGGCATACGCTTGTTGCCAACGACATAAAAAGCATTATTGACAAGGCAAAGGAAACCAAACACAAAACCAAAGCATTTGCACCCGATTTTCAGGGCTTGATTCAGGAAAACGTCCCTGCCGTAAGATTGGCGGATATGATTGCTTCTGAAGACATTAAAACCAAAATAAATCGCATCATTTCAGAGTTTGTGCAGCGTGATAAACTTCGCAAGCACGATTTGGAAAATCGCAGGAAAATTTTGCTTTCAGGTCCTCCCGGAACGGGCAAAACCCTTACAGCTTCCATTGTTGCCAACGAATTGAACCTGCCGCTTTACACTATTTTAATGGACAAAATGGTTACAAAGTTTATGGGCGAAACCAGTGCAAAATTGCGTCAGGTGTTTGATTTGATTGAGCAAAAACAAGGAGTCTATCTGTTTGATGAATTTGATGCCATTGGTGGCGAACGCAGCCGTGATAATGATGTGGGTGAAATGCGGAGGGTGTTAAATTCTTTTTTGCAATTTATTGAACGGGACAATTCCGACAGCTTGATTATTGCCATTACCAACAACAAAGAACTGTTAGACCAAGCCCTGTTCCGCAGGTTTGACGATGTAATTTTATACCACTTGCCAAATTTGAAAGAAAAAGAAGAATTGCTTAAAAACAGACTGTCGCAGTTTACTAAAAAAATAAAGTTTAAAGATTTATTACCTAACATAAACGGACTTAGTCACGCTGAAATATCGCTTGCCTGCATTGATGCCATTAAAGAAACGATTTTGAACGAAAAGCAGCAGATGAACAATGATTTAATTTTAAAAGCAATCAAAGACCGTAATGCAGCTTATCACAAATAAGTTTAAAGAATGGCATCCTATAAACACATCTTCATTCAAGGTAATGTAAGCAGCGAGAAATATAGAGCGCCTTCGGCAATGGGAGCGAAACCACGCATACCCGTTAGAGACAGGGCAACACAAAGCCAAAGACTTTTAAATCAATTTGCCGAAATTTGGCAGCAAAAAGAGCAACTGCAACAACAACGCAGTGCCGAACAAATTGCCACACGGGAAGGAACATACATTCAGTTTACCAGTGCGGCAGACCACGATTTAATTACCAAAAGTTTGGAAGACCTAAGAAAAGGTATTCGTCTACTCAATATCAAAGAAATTCCTGTTGGCGATAATCAAACACAAATACGTGCAACCATATATGTTCCAAATGGAAAAGAAGGTGCTTTTGTCAATAAAATCAATGCTTATCGCACAAAAAATAATACAACAGTTACTTTTCAAAATCAGTTAGACCATAATTTGGTTACCGAAAGCATAAATCAACTTGGAAATAATATCAGCTTAAGAAATATAAAAGATGTTATTGTTGTAGATGAAGAAAAAACAAAGGTTAATGTCAATTTGCCAGTTGGACAAGAGGATTATTTCATTGAAGAAATTTTAAAGATTTTCCCAGGAACAGAGATAAAAATCACACCTGCGAATTCTGAACTGGTTAATAGCATTGAAGATGTAAGCTTGGCTTTATTGGAAGGGTTATGGACGGACAATCAGCAACTTATACCAAATGAAAACACAAAATGGTGCGAAACGTGGTTAAACGTGAACACCAAAGAAAACCAAGAACAAAAACAAATTGTAGAGTTTCTTGCAACGGCACAAAATATCGGCATTGAAGTAAAGCAACGCAGTATCTTATTTCCAGAAAGAGCTGTTTTGTTGGTAAATGCCAATCGTGAACAGTTGGTTGAACTAATGTTACAAAGTGATTTGTTGGCAGAGTTCAGGGCTGGGCAAGAACCCGCAGGATTCTGGGTAAACGAAAGTCGTATTGAGCAACAAGCTTGGGTTGATGATTTATTGCAAAGAATACAAATTGTAGATAGCAACGTAAAAGTTTGTTTGTTAGACACTGGCATAAACAGCGGACACCAATTGTTGCAACCGCTTATTGACAACAACAATACACTTACGGTTGATAACGCTTGGGGTACTAACGACCACGCCAACGGTGCAGGGCACGGTACACTAATGGCAGGCGTAGCAGGTTATGGACAAATGGAACAAGTGCTAACTTCGGCTAATTCAGTTTCGCTTACGCATAAATTGTGTTCGGTAAAAATTCTGCCCAATCAGGGACAAAACCCACGGGAATTGTGGGGCGATATAACTTCACGGGGAATTTCAATAGCCGAAATCCAAAACCCGAATATGGTGTTGGTGTATTGTATGGCGGTAACATCACAAGAAGATACCCACAGAGGCAGACCTTCTTCGTGGTCAGGTGCAGTAGATAATTTGGCTTATGGCGAAGGCGAAAACCAACGCCTGATAATTGTTTCGGCTGGAAATGTAGCTGATGATGAATTGTGGCAAAATTATCCTGATGCAAACTTTACATCTTCCGTTCAAAATCCCGCCCAAGCGTGGAACGCATTG
This DNA window, taken from Bacteroidia bacterium, encodes the following:
- a CDS encoding S8 family peptidase, giving the protein MASYKHIFIQGNVSSEKYRAPSAMGAKPRIPVRDRATQSQRLLNQFAEIWQQKEQLQQQRSAEQIATREGTYIQFTSAADHDLITKSLEDLRKGIRLLNIKEIPVGDNQTQIRATIYVPNGKEGAFVNKINAYRTKNNTTVTFQNQLDHNLVTESINQLGNNISLRNIKDVIVVDEEKTKVNVNLPVGQEDYFIEEILKIFPGTEIKITPANSELVNSIEDVSLALLEGLWTDNQQLIPNENTKWCETWLNVNTKENQEQKQIVEFLATAQNIGIEVKQRSILFPERAVLLVNANREQLVELMLQSDLLAEFRAGQEPAGFWVNESRIEQQAWVDDLLQRIQIVDSNVKVCLLDTGINSGHQLLQPLIDNNNTLTVDNAWGTNDHANGAGHGTLMAGVAGYGQMEQVLTSANSVSLTHKLCSVKILPNQGQNPRELWGDITSRGISIAEIQNPNMVLVYCMAVTSQEDTHRGRPSSWSGAVDNLAYGEGENQRLIIVSAGNVADDELWQNYPDANFTSSVQNPAQAWNALVAGAYTSKIQVTDPNFQNHTPVANEGQLSPYSTTSLVWERKWAVKPDVVFEGGNLLRAPDNSILGHEDLELLSTSRQFNRGRHFDTIWATSAAAAQASWFAAKIAYEYPNAWAETIRGLVIHSANWNPAMLAQQNVQQGNRASFRNLLRTFGFGIPDLGRALYSQESALTYIAQEIIQPFSFKDGSSTAETNEIHFFNLPWASDLLLQMGETPVKLKVTLSYFIEPGAGEIGWKDKYRYQSHGLRFDINNVGEKEEVFRKRINTAAREEDEDFQGNSGADRWKVGKDNRSNGSIHSDYMEMTAAELFECNLIAVYPIIGWWRERKHLGKVENQARYALIISLETPAQDVELYTTVRNMIEVPIEVNAI
- a CDS encoding ATP-binding protein: MAKADYIVSLIKSHYNNEPERFTTVALQIAAHEAKLGHTLVANDIKSIIDKAKETKHKTKAFAPDFQGLIQENVPAVRLADMIASEDIKTKINRIISEFVQRDKLRKHDLENRRKILLSGPPGTGKTLTASIVANELNLPLYTILMDKMVTKFMGETSAKLRQVFDLIEQKQGVYLFDEFDAIGGERSRDNDVGEMRRVLNSFLQFIERDNSDSLIIAITNNKELLDQALFRRFDDVILYHLPNLKEKEELLKNRLSQFTKKIKFKDLLPNINGLSHAEISLACIDAIKETILNEKQQMNNDLILKAIKDRNAAYHK
- the clpB gene encoding ATP-dependent chaperone ClpB translates to MNLNNFTIKSQEAISSAQQLALAKSNQSIETGHILKGIFEVDEDVVPYLLKKLNVNVQSTEQIVDRILESYPKITGGNTYLSNNAAQALAKAQQFITESGDEFVSIEHLLLGLLSVKDQVSQLLKDAGVSESNLKAAIKELRKGSKVTSQSAEETYNSLAKYAQHLNKLAQTGKLDPVIGRDEEIRRVLQILSRRTKNNPILIGEPGVGKTAIAEGLAHRIVNGDVPENLKTKQIYSLDMGALVAGAKYKGEFEERLKSVVKEVIGSNGEIILFIDEIHTLVGAGGGGEGAMDAANILKPALARGELRAIGATTLNEYQKYFEKDKALERRFQKVMIEEPDTQDAISILRGLKEKYEVHHKVRIKDEAIIAAVELSQRYINDRFLPDKAIDLMDEAASKLRMEINSAPEELDELERRIRQLEIEREAIKRENDEKKLASLAEEIANLSEDRNRLKAKWQGEKDIVEQIQKAKTDIETYKFEADQAERQGDYGKVAEIRYGKIKEAENTVNTLMAQLAETQGGKPMIKEEVDSEDIAGVVSRWTGIPINKMLQSEREKLLHIEEELHRRVVGQNEAIEAIADAVRRSRAGLQDAKRPIGSFIFLGTTGVGKTEVAKALADYLFNNENAMTRIDMSEYQERHSVSRLVGAPPGYVGYDEGGQLTEAVRRKPYSLVLLDEIEKAHPDVFNILLQVLDDGRLTDNKGRVVNFKNTIIVMTSNLGSHLIQDNFEGLEEWNREEAIGKTRNEIFELLKKTIRPEFLNRIDDIIMFLPLTREDVHNIVVMQLDQLKERLKNADVSLSYTPEAVDWIAQLGYDPQFGARPVKRVIQKQVLNELSKYLLAGKVDKEKEIVLDMFDKQLVFRHQPVAEA